In the genome of Raphanus sativus cultivar WK10039 chromosome 9, ASM80110v3, whole genome shotgun sequence, the window AGACTTTCTTTaaaccatttttctttttactatgCAACACCATATAATAACTGAATAGAATTTTTTAAACCATTTTGCTTGCTATTATACAACACCATATAccctttattattattttttgatgaaattcTGAATTCTTCTTCACAGTTTTTTTGTCGTATAACATTGATCATATTCCAATTATGATCTATAGGTATTTTTCGATAAAGAATCCAATTTAATGTTTCTCTTAAGAAATAGTAAGTAAaacaatcatttaaaaaaaaaatctaaaacacatCGCTGTACTATAAAAAATGCATTTCTTGTGAAGAATCATCAATAAACAAACATATTGAACTTTTATCTTAATGGCAATGATACACCATGGTGTGGCTTCAATAATAATTGTTtccaaaacaaaaaggaaaagatgAGTTCCTTACCATTTGATCCTTGATTCATCACAATTAGATCAAGTTTCTTGTCATCGATCATGCTCAAAGAATCCGCACTGGAGATTGCAATAGCATAttggaaagaagaaaaaatattaccGTGTAATCCACCATAAATAAATCCTTTCTCAACTAGAGAGAGgaacaaaaatacatataagcATCGAGAGAGTGATCATCCCttcatcatattatataaaaatatattgttagttggaattttttttttgtaaattaaagtTGTAAAATTGTTGATCtagtaaattttataatttataataaaataataaatcagtGATAGATATATACAATTTTGTGATAGACGCTGTGATTAAATCCTTCTCCGACCTAAATTTTTCTGGAATTTATAAATTGATGAGGAGATGGATGGGAACACTTTTTTATTAACATAGGAATTCTTATCCTCTTGTTCTTTCAGAGACCCTAGACACTTTCAGAGACCCTAGACAGAACTTTACATCATCTACATTCGCCAGTAATAGAATGGAGATCACTTTACTTCATTCTTTAAGACACAAGCAGAATCATACTCTGTTTCATCGCTCTTCTTAACAACCAGGATCTTTATCGGGTCATGAATGAAATACGTCTATCATATGATAATTATCTTCAACCTACCTATCTTCAACCTACCTAACCACACTAAGACGAGAACAAGAACGAATTTTAACTCAATGGCTACAAGCCGTTCATGTGAATATAGCTTGTAGACTTTATCCTTACTAATAAAACTATGAGAATTGAAGAATATACGACACAACacgaataaaagaaaaactaggtgttttgcccgcacctGCGGGCTTAatagtttaaaaacaaattataaaaaatctactataaattaaaaaccttattaaaaaattattctcatgcttttgaaatatttaataattaactaaatattaatttttatattcaatattctttttattttaataaaatatccatatatacatacattatatttatttttaaaatatatgatgtaaaatattttaaataatataatatagaatcttttagataatgatgaataccaaactaatgaattttttatttatgggtaaatatatattaaaaatataacctaattatttattaagaataataaCAAATTTAACGTTTTAAATTTAAACGTGAGAGCGaacaaattattttgtaaataatagtataaataattttgaatcttccgctaatttttttggaaattatCACAatgattttaaacatataataataaattattaaatgtaattattattatatatagtaataaattattattgtatcaatgcttttgatatttttattattataagtgattttaaacatataataatagtatacataagtaattttatctaagtttataattatatatgggtaattataaacatatatgtaatactttaatattactaaattatatgtataagtTTAGCTATGATATTATCTTtagcatattttaattattttcaagatAATGACCAATTATCggttaaatcactaaaattgtttattaattaatattaataattaagcaaAAAATATGAGTAAATGTATAGTTATGAATAGCATCACAAATAAgcaaattcacttctcaaataatagtttagataaatagattgtttaatatattaatttttaacttttataatataaataattattttaagataacaacacaatatataagaattatcttattttaaacataactaatattattaatataaattttttaactatataataaattcagaTATAATAgtaaagatataaataaattgttatatatcttattttttaacttttataacaaaaataataatttcaagataacaacacaatatataagttatcttattttattaaaaattaatctgattaatataaattcgtttttaattatatagaaatattttagaaaatatatttatacaaaatggttttagttggttaatatttaattataaatagtttatatgttcttttatatcttttataattgaaaaaataaaatttaagataacaacacaatatataagaatcatcatatttaaaaaattataatattattgataaaaatcgtttttaattatataattaattatatataaaattcattaaaggtaaTATTGACTTTaaccacttaattattataaattgttttatatcttattttaacttttatgattgaaaaatattttagtataacaagaaaattcataagaattatcttatttaaaaaaataataatattaataaaaatcaatattgattttaaccacttaattgttataaattgttttatacctaatttttaaattttataattaaaaaatattttaagataacaacacaatatatgagaattatcttatttttttaaataaacaatattattaataaattttgttttggttatataattaattatatatataaaattcattaagaataatatagatattaaccactctaacttttaacgtgggagctcCGTTGCAAAAAATTGTTTCGCAAATAATAGCatagatagataaataaaagtaaattatgcaagtttaagataaatatttaaCTCTTTAATGATCAAGTCTAAGTGTAAACACAATTAAGAAAGAAGCAAATTCACCATATTATAATTCTTCTTGGGTTGAATTATTTAATGTCTATAACATTTTCACGGCGAACAAGTTCCGGTCACCGGAACCTTTTAccggaaacaacaacaacaaaccacAACACAGTAACATAGTATATCTTACAGAGACGAACTTCTCCATCTCTTATCTTAAACCGACGCAACAGAAATCTCATCTGAACCGGTTGTAACCTTGAACACATTCTTGGTTGAAGGCAAACCACCCACTGGTTCATCTTCAATTCCACATTCATTTGTTCCTCTCCTAATCATGAAATAACCATCCTgcaaaatataatttcatacaAGTTAACAACCTCCACATtataaattaacttaaaatttaattacaaaatagaACTTACATCACCCCAGCTTCTGTTCCATTGATTTGCCAACAACTAcaaacaatttttcaaaaagttataaaatcttcatgtaacttcaaatttttaaaaataaaaaaatgtattaacaATTACCCAATAATCTTCTCCATCATCAGTAGTTCCCCAACCAATAAGCTTAACAGCATGACCACCAATGTCGGAACCTGTTATGTGCTTATACACTCCAGATTTGTAATGAGCAAAATCCTAATCAAAAATACAAACCCATCAATGATCCATCTATCTTACAACTTCATCAACAATCTATAGACTTCTTTGATGTTTCTTTATTACCTCATAAACTGTGAAAGAGACTTCAACAGGTCCATTCTTGTAGATCTCAGCCATGATGTCTAGTGGATTAGACTTGACAACGTATGTACTAACACTGTAATGTTTTGATTCACCCCATAACTGGTTTCCACTAACGCATTTCCTCATGCATGTCGGTGTAGGATATGCAGGTTCACAACCAGGGTGAGAGCATCCGGTTTGATCAAAGTATGGATCACACTAATCAAGATTCAAGAACCATAGAAACATTACCAAAAGTTCCAATGTTCAGGATCTTTTTTTAGTGAGAAACTAGTAGTGTTACCTCTTCAGTGACAACACCACTGTAGGAAAAGTATTGCCAAGCAGCAATTGGGTAGCCACCGTCACAACCATCACCACAACGGAAACCACAACATGCTAAGAGGTCATTTACTGATAAAGTAATGTTCTGAAAttgaagaaacaaagaaaacatgattagtgattcatTTAACTTTTGagaagtttctttttttctgaatttgTTTGATTAGTGTTTTACCATTCCAAATTGGATACAGAATCTATCAGATAGTGATTCAACAGCACCAAAGGCCCAGCAAGAGCCACAATGTCCCTGTAACcacaaaatgttattttaaaaaaacggTTCTTAGAACGTTACAAGAACCATGAAAGACTGAAGCTTTACCTGATCTGTTAAGAGAAGGGAGTCAACCAACACACACACAAGATCAATATTTAGTAACCCATAAACAAAAATGCAAACTGAAACACTAAAGTGTTTTGAAAAGACCAAACCTAAGATGTTTCCAATACTGGTGCACTGAGGCCAAGCGTTTCTAGCATCGAATGATTTAGGTAACTTCAGAGACTGATCATGGCTTACAACAGGAACACCTAAGAGTAACTTCTTAGGTGTTGGTTTAACACCAAGGAGACGCTTAAACTCTGCTACCTGCAACAATAATTACAAACGATTCATCATATATATCATTACAAGAAAGAAATCTTTGTTGCTTATAAAGAGAgattcaaatatgttttttttttacagttgcGTTAGAGAAACGATCATTAATAGCAGCTTTCCATCCAGCGTTTGGATGTTCGTTGACCTTCTTTACTATCTCTTCCTGTTGAAAAGTCAGAAtcttgattaaaaaaaatagtaattttaattgaaaaaaaactaaagagaatTAAGACCGAACCTGAAGTATCTTCGAGTTCAGTTTCTGTTTGGTAAGATTCTCTGCTGCAACTCCCTGGTTTTAGACAACTACAAAGTTTGGATCTTTCTTGATTATTTTTCAGAAATATACACAAAAAGGTTCATCTAAAGCTAACCTGCAAGTTGAGAGACGAGGAGACAAGGCCTAAGAGCAAGACAACAGAGACCAAACAGAGTTTGGTTGTAGAATCAGCAGCCATGGTTTTTGGAATCCCAGAAGATTAAAAGATCTCGTTGTAGAAGCAACCTCAATCAAACTAATGGGGGAGAATCTAccttttataattaattaataatggaagaggggagagagagagagagtgtgtgtggCTTATCTACTGAAGAAATGACAGAGACATTTCTTGGGAAAGTGAATTTAAGATCTTAGCCGTTGATTGGTTCTCATCTTACGGAAAGTTAGGCGTTTCGAGGTATATATGCTCGCCACGTTGCGTTATCTAGAGTTTTACACGTCTTCGTATTGGATGTTGGACTCTTCGTCACGAAATCCCCATAACCACTAGTGGTGtagattactattttttttttttcgaagcACGGTTAATATTGGTTccattttgttgatttttattgGGGAAAGTTATGATAAGTTGTAATTTTATGGAGCAAGTCAATATAATACTACTAACTAGTATTGTATCAATAAAGATTTGAAAATAGTAATTTGTATTCATATTTTTGaccaataataaataaataaagtttcatAATTAAAAGTGATACAAATTTtcgattaaaaaaataaaactttgtatgCATATTTTCGCAATTTGTATTCTTTAACAATATAGAATATTAGAATCTCACATATAGATAGAAGCATATTATAATGCAAAGTAAACAACTTTTATGGAACAGATCATTAATTCGAGTCagaatatattcaattatggcatttcaaatttcgaaatatcccctagactatattagAATTTGAGAATatgtattataatatatttgagaagtgattttgcatATAGTGAATAATCAAAAGCTTTAACCGATGgatatcccctagactatatttgagaagtgattttgccacatgtcatctctacaatcagtttcacaaaaaaaaatatgacatggctactacaattgatgacatggcttccgaaaaatatgacatggattatttcatttaatgttgatttatatttttggtaaactttttagaatatggtaataactcataccttacatttattattgatatttagttttggtaaacttctttaaatatggtaatatcgcatacatcatctctaaaataaatatattcatatataacattaaaattttcaaaattatattttattttattttctataattatacaatttgtattgccacatgtcctctctaatagatatcttagtttatgctatttataatataactaaaattaatgacatgtcttatagattaatatgacatggacaattatatttaatgttaatttatatttttggtaaactttataaaatatggtaataacttatatattacatttatttttgatttatatttttggaca includes:
- the LOC108831565 gene encoding cathepsin B-like protease 3 isoform X1, producing MAADSTTKLCLVSVVLLLGLVSSSLNLQGVAAENLTKQKLNSKILQEEIVKKVNEHPNAGWKAAINDRFSNATVAEFKRLLGVKPTPKKLLLGVPVVSHDQSLKLPKSFDARNAWPQCTSIGNILGLVFSKHFSVSVCIFVYGLLNIDLVCVLVDSLLLTDQGHCGSCWAFGAVESLSDRFCIQFGMNITLSVNDLLACCGFRCGDGCDGGYPIAAWQYFSYSGVVTEECDPYFDQTGCSHPGCEPAYPTPTCMRKCVSGNQLWGESKHYSVSTYVVKSNPLDIMAEIYKNGPVEVSFTVYEDFAHYKSGVYKHITGSDIGGHAVKLIGWGTTDDGEDYWLLANQWNRSWGDDGYFMIRRGTNECGIEDEPVGGLPSTKNVFKVTTGSDEISVASV
- the LOC108831565 gene encoding cathepsin B-like protease 3 isoform X2; the protein is MAADSTTKLCLVSVVLLLGLVSSSLNLQGVAAENLTKQKLNSKILQEEIVKKVNEHPNAGWKAAINDRFSNATVAEFKRLLGVKPTPKKLLLGVPVVSHDQSLKLPKSFDARNAWPQCTSIGNILGLGHCGSCWAFGAVESLSDRFCIQFGMNITLSVNDLLACCGFRCGDGCDGGYPIAAWQYFSYSGVVTEECDPYFDQTGCSHPGCEPAYPTPTCMRKCVSGNQLWGESKHYSVSTYVVKSNPLDIMAEIYKNGPVEVSFTVYEDFAHYKSGVYKHITGSDIGGHAVKLIGWGTTDDGEDYWLLANQWNRSWGDDGYFMIRRGTNECGIEDEPVGGLPSTKNVFKVTTGSDEISVASV